GCGCCGGAAGCCGTGCTGTTCGCCCTCGAAGGCCAGGTAGGCGACAGGTATGCCCTTGCGGCGCAGCGCCTCGACCATGGCCTCTGCCTGGTTCGGCGGCACGATCTTGTCCTCCAGGCCCTGAAAGAAGATGACCGGACAAGCGAGGCGGTCCACGTGGTGCACGGGCGAGCGCTCGACATAGAGGTCGCGGCGCTCCGGATAGGGCCCTACCAGCCGGTCGAGATATCGCGACTCGAACTTGTGAGTGTCGCGGGCCAGCGCCTCCAGGTCGGCGACGCCGAAGTGGCTGGCGCCCGCCTTGAAGACGTCGCGGAAGGCGAGGGCGCAGAGGGTGGTGTAGCCGCCGGCGCTGCCGCCCGTAATGGCCATGCGGCCGGGATCGACCAGGCCCCGCGAGGCGAGGTAGCGGGCGCCGTTGGTGCAGTCGTCCACGTCCACTACGCCCCACTTGCCTTCGAGGCGCCTGCGGTACTCGCAGCCGTAGCCGGTGCTGCCGCCGTAGTTCACGTCGAGCACCGCGAAACCGCGGCTGGTCCAGAACTGCTTCTGAAGGCTGAAGCCGGCGCCGGCGGCGGCGGTCGGTCCGCCGTGGCTCATGACAATGAGGGGCGGCTTTTCGCCTTCCGGGGCGCGGTAGTCCTTGTTGCGGGGCGCGTAGTAGAGGGCGTGCGCCGTCAGGCCGCCTTCGGTCGGGAACTCGAGCGGCTCAGGCAGGGAGATGTAGCCGTCGTCGATGCGGAGGTCGGAAGACCAGCGCAGGGGCGTGAGGGCCTGCGTGCGCAGGTCGAGCTCGTAAACGGCGCCGGGCAAGGAGGGCGACGAGGCGACGAAGTAGGCGCGGTCGCCGGCGACGCGCACCGACCCGAAACCGTTGAGGGCAATGTCGATCGGCTGGAGGGAGCGGGCCTCGGGGTCTAACAGGGCAAGCCGGGAGACTCCGCCCTCGGCGTAGGCGCAGAGCAAGCGGCCATCGGGCAGGAAGGCGTAGGTCCGCGCGTCAAAGACCCACTGGGGCGCGCCGAACTCGGCCTCGCGCTCGACCACGATTTCCGCGCCACGGTCCCCGAGGCGGTGGAGGTTCCACCAGCCCGTGGCGTCGGAGACGAAGTAGAGACGGCCGTCAGGTGACCACTCCGGCTGGAAGATCGACTCCGAGGGACCGCCGGCGACTCTCTCGGGCGACTGCGGCAGGCCGTCCTCGCCGAGACGGGCGAGCCAGAGCTCCGTGCCGTCCCAGGGCATGTTGGGGTGGTCCCAGGAGAGCCAGCTCAAGCGGGAGCCGTCAGGGCTGAGGCGGGGCGTCGAGTAGAAGTCGTGGCCGCGGGCGACGACCGTCTCGGCGCCGGTCTCGAGGTCGATGGCGACGATGGTGTTTTCGGCGTCCTGGTCGGAACGAGTGTGGTCCTCACGGACGCAGTAGAGGAGACCACGGGCCGGGTCCACGACGCCGTCCGCGTAGCGCATGCCCTCGGCCGAGGTCAGTGGTTCGGGCGAAGTGGCCGGCCGCAGGCGATAGAGCCGCTGGTCGGCGAAATTCGAGAAGTAGACCACGCCCTGGTGCACGGCGTAGGAGCCACCGCCGTACTCGTGGACGCGCGTGCGCACGTTGTAAGGCGCCGGGGTGACGTCCGACACGGCGCCGTCCGGCGTACGCCGGACGAGGACTTGGCGGCCGCCCTCGAGGGGCCTGCCCTCGAGCCAGTAGACGTCCTCGCCATCGACCGCGATGCTGCCGAGGCTGATGCTGGACGCGACTATGAGGTCGGCCGTAATCGGGGACTTCCAGGATCCATAGGGCGCTACTTCTGCCACCGGCAAACCCTCCTGTGCGC
The DNA window shown above is from Dehalococcoidia bacterium and carries:
- a CDS encoding S9 family peptidase, encoding MPVAEVAPYGSWKSPITADLIVASSISLGSIAVDGEDVYWLEGRPLEGGRQVLVRRTPDGAVSDVTPAPYNVRTRVHEYGGGSYAVHQGVVYFSNFADQRLYRLRPATSPEPLTSAEGMRYADGVVDPARGLLYCVREDHTRSDQDAENTIVAIDLETGAETVVARGHDFYSTPRLSPDGSRLSWLSWDHPNMPWDGTELWLARLGEDGLPQSPERVAGGPSESIFQPEWSPDGRLYFVSDATGWWNLHRLGDRGAEIVVEREAEFGAPQWVFDARTYAFLPDGRLLCAYAEGGVSRLALLDPEARSLQPIDIALNGFGSVRVAGDRAYFVASSPSLPGAVYELDLRTQALTPLRWSSDLRIDDGYISLPEPLEFPTEGGLTAHALYYAPRNKDYRAPEGEKPPLIVMSHGGPTAAAGAGFSLQKQFWTSRGFAVLDVNYGGSTGYGCEYRRRLEGKWGVVDVDDCTNGARYLASRGLVDPGRMAITGGSAGGYTTLCALAFRDVFKAGASHFGVADLEALARDTHKFESRYLDRLVGPYPERRDLYVERSPVHHVDRLACPVIFFQGLEDKIVPPNQAEAMVEALRRKGIPVAYLAFEGEQHGFRRAENIKRSMEAELYFYGRIFGFRPADEIEPVEIMNL